The nucleotide sequence TGACCAAGTCTTGACGCCGATGAATATGACTCAGAATAAATAGGGGAAATGTAAGGGATCGGACTCCAGTTGTAAGGAGAAAAAATCGATTCGGTTGAAGGGGAGTGGAGCGCGGTAGATTTTGATGGATTTCCATAGGAACGGAAAACCTAGAATAAATGAGAAGAGAACTGTGTGACTAAAGATGAGGCACTTGAAGCTGGGTTTGGTTGTTCGCATGATTTTATGGTCAGGAGTAGATTTCTACATCTGAGACTGTGAAATTTCTTCTTCTGCGGGCTTTGGGTTTAATAAAAAATTGGATATATCTGCCATTGTTACACCAATTGAGACTGTAAATTCTAACTCTGGTTTTTGAGTTTTGCAAATTCAAACCATGGCATGTGCTTAAGTTGGCCGAACTAGGTGTTTTGTGATGGAGTGAAGTTTTGAGCTAATAGATGAAGGTTGGGAGCCAGTTCGGGAGTAGTAGAGGTGGTGATGGCAGTGGTGGTGACGATGACGGTGGTAGTTAGCGATGAAAATAGTAGTAGAATTTGGAATTGGAAAAATAGTGGTATAGAGTAAAAAGAGAAGTTAAAGTTACGTTATATTATAgggtattttgaaaattttaaataattttttagaatttgaataattttattagcAAAAGTCtattttttgtaattaaaaaatttgaCTTATTTATAGAGAGATTATtaacattctaaatttttatggataaaaatagtaatttattttttttcaatgatgTGACATGATATAATATGTTATGATATTGACATCAATTTAGACAAATGACAAATTATTAGCTAGGTGCTTCACGAGGAAAAAGTAAAACAAAGGAGTTACAATCTATTCACATCTTTTGACATCATAGTAATGATCCTTGTGATTATTTCTCTATTAATGATCGCTTTCATTATGGTATTTATTTATCAATTCAATAATTGAGACGTTGAGTAGAGATCATAGTATCGCTTTATTCATACTTTTGGATaaagattttattattataatattcATCCTAAATATGAGGCACCTGTACTTAATTTTCTTGTCATAAACACTAAATATGGTTGGAATAGCAAGTCATCCATCAATAAGGTCAGCATCCACGTTGGGTCCAAAGGTGAAGTAATAATTATGGCTTTTCTTTTAAGTAATTTTGTTTAAATACCCAAATTTTTGGTTGTTAGTAGTTAATGTATTAAATGATGATGTATCATCTTGTTATATGGTTAGTAGTTCGAGTGTTATTGAATGATGATGTGCCACCTTGTTATATTGTAAAAATAACAATTTGTTGCTTTTTCATTTTCATTGTTATATTGTGATTTTTTATTTGAGTAAAAGATAAATCGGTCCCTCACCTTTTTAAATTTGGACATTTTCGtccttaaaaatttaaaaatatctttaaccTCCTCACATTGTAAAATCTGGGACAATTGTACCCCTCCGTTGATTTGGGTTGGAAAACGGCACCGGAGAAGGCTAATGTGGCTGGAGGGAGTCTGAGTTGTCCGTTTAGATTGCTGAGCTGGATGGGAAACAAAATTTAGAAGGACAAATCGATCCTTCTAACTCCAAACGACGTCGTCTCCATGCATGAGCCCTATTTGATTGAAAACCTTGCAGGAACACATGGGTGTTGATGCTGCGATCGTCCATGATGAGTGAAGGGAGCTCTTCATGCACAAGACCTGGAGAGGGATCTTCATGCACTGTGCCAGGAGAATATGAGCGAGATCGGGTTGCACCAAAGTGCTACTGCAGCGTCTATGCCATTATGTACAAGTCAAGAACGACTAGTAACCCTAATAGAGTGTTTCTCGGGTGTCCATTATTCAAGGTAAGTGACTGATTTTTCAATAGTTGGATTAGACTGTGCTGGGTGTTAATGGGTGATTCACTGAAATTTTTTTCCAGGCTAAAGAACCATACTGCCGGTACTTTGTCTGGCTGGATGAACATTTGAAAAGAATTAAGGCCGTAAAGCCTGAAGCATTGGGTGTCGTGGATGAAGCTGAGGGAGTAGACGTTGAAGAACAGCTGTTTCGAAATCAGGATATGGAGAAAAAAATAGAAGAGTTGGAGAGGAAGCTGTTGTCTAttgaaagcaaaaaaaaaaaaacatgagtTTGTGGCATATTACTGTGATTGGTGTAGTAGTTGTTGTTGCTGTAAGTATCTTGAAGGGGTAAAGATGATTGATGTACATAGAATTGGTTGTAATGGAACTTGCCATTGCTGgcttttaaatgaaaaatgtatTGGTGGACTGAATCCATTTTTATTTTGTAGTTAGAACATCTAAACATTATTGCAAGTATTATATAAGATAGTAATTTTGGATAGATTGTAACCAAAACGTTACATGACAATGTATCTGGTTTAATCCAAAACATAGCTAAACAGCACGAGTTAaccacaaaatataaaaatatctgGTTGGCATGTAAACAAGTTTGTCAAGATATGAAAGCTAAAAAGCATTGTCTAAGTCATGGTAATaactagcaaaaaaaaaaaaaacatagaaatCATGCAGCTGTGTTCACTTCTTCTGAGGCTTGAGAATTCTCTTTGTGGTACTGGTAGCTGCTTTCAAGGTCTCCTTCGAGGGTCCCCTACTGGTGTATCTGCTTTGAATTTTTTGTGTGTGTGGTGGTGGATTTGGTGGTAGATTTGCACTTGTTGGGGGCCGAACAATTGGTTGCTTGGGTCTGAAATTAGGGGCGGCAGCATTGGAGTTTGGTTGGTCCACTCTTGGCAGCTGGGATGGAGGTCTAAATGGAGTCTGTGCTGGAGCAGATGGTTGGCCCATAAATAGTGCAGCAACTGGTGCAGACCCAGATGCTTCCCCAGCACTAGGTTCAGCCAATTTTTCACTCTGTGATTGATTTTGATCCTATGTAACAAAGAGACATCAATGTAACCAAATGGGGTAATTAGTGCTTAAGGTAACCAATTTTTTATCAGTGACTAACTTTAAAAAGTATAAAATGGTCCTAAAGTATTTTTGGTGCTGGATTACCTCTGATTGAGGGGCTGATTGTGAAAGGGGAACTCTCACCCTTTCCTTATCATTTTTTATCCACAACAGTTCTCTCCCTTCAGATATGAACATATCTCTGACAACTTCTTTGAAGCCATCTATGGTTGCAAACTTGGTACCCCACCTCAAATCTCCCCTCTCCAAACCCATACTCCTCATTAAACACTGAAAATTCATGCTTGTCTCCCTCATCCTCTGAAGATACTGGTGTGTGAAGATCTTCAGATTCATACTCATAAATGGGGTCATCATCATCTGAATCCTCCTCATTCACATAGAACCCGATTGGAGGCCTCTCATTGGGCTGTATAGATGGGACATCTTCTTCAGCATGCACAGAAACACCAGTTCTTTGGGGCTTGACATTAAGCCCACTTCTTTTGGACTTGGCAGTAGGCCTGGTTCTTTTGGGCTTCCCACTAGGCCCAGTTTCTTTGGGCTTGGCAGCTGGCCTGGTACCTTTGCCATCAGGCCCACTTACAGTCCTTGGTCCAGCTCTTCTCTTGCTTCCACTTGACTATGCCTCTGGCCCTTCCTTGACAGTGACCTTACTTTTTGACAgcactttctcattttttttcagagttcttcttttcttcataacATCATTCTCCTCATCACAGCTAGAAGAGTCATCATCAGAACTAGTTCCAGCGACATTCGGAGGAGGTTTATACAACTCGTCCTCCCCACTACCATTCCCATCCCCTTCTGTCGATTGTGATGACTAAAGCTCCCTCATGATACTGTCAACATCAACTGAATCATCAAATTCTTCCGGCCCCTGTTCTGCAGCAGCATCTTCTTCCACAATCTGTGGCTCATCAACAGAGTGATCGAAGTAAATGTAGAACTCGTTGGTAGTTGAATTCCTCAGCTTGTTCTCTTGCATTTCATTGATTCCTGCATCCCCTCTCAGAATGTGCAGTCCAGACTCAAGATCATTGCTGGTTGGGTCATACCAATACACTGCCCTGTATGTTGCATAGCCCAGACCCTTGAACAGTGTAACCAAATCTCTAAAATTCACAAAGTCCAAATCCATCTCTGAAAATTTTTCAACCTTCCCACCAATATACTCAAGAGTGCCACTGGGTCTTCTACCAAAATGGCCTCCATGATAAAAAAAACAAGTACCGCATATATATCAACCATCTGCATTATGCACAGATACATCAATCACACATTAAACCCTAGATCAAGTGCCTGAGATTTTGAAATCAATAAAATTCGTATAGATTTTTCTCAGTCTTTTCCCCGAAACAGAACATGCGATCATGACTAACCCCAACCCTATGCATTATATTCTACTAAAGAGTTAAACAAGAACGAACATATCCTCCACTAATACCCTTACCTCTGTAGCAGACGACGGCTTCTTGCCAGACGAAACTTGTCGTTACCTTCTCCACCCGCAACGTCCACTGAGCACACCAGCACCTTCTCAACGAGTTGAAGACGTTCTTTTTTTGGAGGGAGAAAGAAACTATTTATCTTCTGGTAGGATTTTCAGTAATAACTGGCATGGCTTCTGGGTGTTATGGGAACTACATTTGGTGAAAAGAGCTCAGGCATGGAGACGACGTCGTTTGGAGTTAGAAGGATCGATTTGTCCTTCCAAATTTTGTTTCCCATCCAGCTCAGCAACCTAAACGGATAGCTCAGACTCCCCCCAGCCACATCAGCCTTTTGCGGTACCGTTTTCCAACTCAAATCAACGGAGGGGTACAATTGTCCCAAATTTTACAAGGTGAGGGGTTAGAGgtatttttaaatctttaagGACGAAAATATCCACATTTAAAATGGTCAAGGACCAATATGtcttttactctttttatttttattttggagtGGAATTGAGCATTAGTAATTACTAAAGCCACTTGTTTATGATTTCCTTTTTATCcctctttcttctctttattgtattatttttataatatatgttCCTTTTCTCAAAAACAAACGAAAAttagattttgtaattaagttttcATCATGATAAAAATGCtagaattaacagaatattctattaaataaAATGAATATGTCTAACACTTGATTTAATATTTTGTATAGTTTAACAAAATATTAtgctaattttaatatttttatcacGATAAAGACTTagttacaaaatctgatatagtatagtgacctaattaaaaaaaagtatagtgatctaattgaaaatttagtaAATTTATAAGAACCGACAAATTAATTAAATCTTAACATCTTTATGTGAATATATTTTTataggatttggatcctctaaagtttgaatttcactttagaaagtaaagtgtgatcttatactcttgaatagtttctctttcatatttattcttggttccACCTATAAAATCAATGATGAGAAATTAGACTTTTCTCTCTAAAATGAAaagaatagtttctctttcatatttattcttgatcCCACCTATAAAATCAATGGTCGGTGAAAGATCAGACTTTTttttctaaagtgaaattcaaactttagaggatctaaATCCATTTTTATAGAAGTATCATGAAGATGTCATCACGAGAGTATTTCTCTAATAGAAAATACTCTATTCGATTCTTGTGTTCGTGACCTAGAATTAAAGTATCTAGTTCAAAATTTTAGTGTGGTTGTCCTCGTAAATACCATAATTCATCATACTTTTCGTACTTTCATATCATTTAACTTTTTACTATTTAACTAAAAATTATCAACCTTAATTCTAAAAAAAGTATTTTAGTTTTTGTTAAATTAATCCTAAAAAGGTATTTTCATTctttcaaaattaacaaaaaaaaaaaaaattgttttgatCATTGatcaataaagaaattcaaatgcGTGATTTGTAATACAATTAAACCACCTTAATCCAGATATATATCATGTTTAAATGTAAGTTAAAAAGTATATTAgtcttattaaaaataaattgaatttagTAATTAAAccctaaaatatttttagttgATCTAAAATTAATTACAAAAAGGTAGTCTATTCTTACAATTTCACTAAaaggatattttaattttttttaaatcaaatatttAACTGTAttagaatcaaacaaaataattAAGCCTGTAGGCTTATTTTAGTTATTTCAATAATAACATAAAGGCTATTTTAGTATTTTTGCAACATTAACTAAAAGGGGAATTTTTACTGAAAATAAAATGGCTACTATAGCACTTCTAcgaaattaattcaaaatttgtATGTTCATCTTTAGCATTTTAAGTACACCTGCCTAGTGTAAATTAGTGGTATATATGGTAACAtatttacaaagaaaaaaaaattaaagtaatacacTAAATTATTCTCTAAGAATTTCTTAATCATACATTTTAACTCTTAATAAATTTAAATCATCAAATAAGTTCTCGAACTTTTATTTTGTCAGGTTAGAAAAATCAGTCCTTATATCATATTATTTGTTTTATATGAAGAGATTGATGTGAGAACTTTAAATATTTTAGAGattcatatatttttattaaataataataatagagattaatttatctaaaatttaatgtaaaaattaatGTGTCTAATGAAATAAAAGGTCAAAAACTAATTTAgtgattaaattttattaagaatTAAATTGTATGCTAAAATTTTTTAGATATTGATTTGATGTATTACTCAAAAACAAAAACTTTCACGAGACATTGTCATTGGCATATTAATAATGAGCAATGCAATATGACCAATaaaaattctcattttttttgCTAACACTTGGTCAATACTCTATATTTTAAGTATTAAATTCTAAGTAACTTAATTGCATTAAAGCTTGTTTGAaaagttttaaaagtaatttttttaaacttttgatttatgaaaaatagtagtattaatgtctggagcaatttttaaaatcaaattgcggctttttaagaagttatttaggagcttatagagaagttaaaaaaatggcCTCTCTCATAATAGTACTACTgtttatcacatttctataaaataagcacttttagaactaaaaattcaaatacaaaataatttatttacaagctacttttaatatagtcatttattatttaagttatttttttaaaagtaatttaatTAAGCTGTTTACCCAAACTGAACCTTACTCTAGTTAGCTTATTAATCCGCTTATGTAAGTGTCAAAGGTTTAAATTTTTCCTTGTACATGCAGTAATTTATTGGCCAATATCAAATATTTGAATAAAGCTTTGATCCACGGTAAAATAATCTTTGATGGACTGGGTGTTACTCtatgaaacaaaaaaaaaggtaCTAAATTATAAATCCTAAATACCATCCCTTAATAGGATTAgtataaaaatatgtttaataaaaataaggtgtttactaatattaataaaaaatattttcctaACGTGTATTGCTAGAATATTATAGATAACTAGCTTTGGTTATGGCGCTTAATACTCCTAAAAGGATAAAATGTCTTCTGTGATTTTGTCTCTATGATGGAGTACCTACTTATATCTTCCATTTCAAAAAAGGGATGTTTAACTCTGATCTTTATTCAAGATACAACTTAGTATCGGAGACTATTGATCATTGATTCATTGTCTTAGGTTATATTCGAAGGCTTTAAGAATTTGGGAAAGACTTGGATATAATCTGTTAGTTTTTCTTGGACGGTAGTTTGGATTTTTATAATTGgacattcaaaaaatttaaggATAATGAATTTCTTTTTACAGTTGGTGTTTGGTGGGTTTATCCTAATAATTTCTTTTAATGAAATAGCTTTATTAGACACAATTGTCTGAGTTAGAGTTAACTACAAAAAACGTCTTTAAATTATTTTAGCGCTGACATAAATAACTCCTATTTTTGTTAAcgacaaaaatattttcaataataTTGAAAATGTGTCTAAAGTACTCATCCATAAAGGAAGACATATTTCGTTAATAGAATTAGCTAATGTGGTGAACGAAACTCAATTATAAACCTTAATCCTAATTGAATCCCAATAAAAAACCCTAACTCCCAAATCACTATTTTCTCAGCCTCCAATGCTCTATCGCTGCGGCACCATAGCCACCATTGCTGCAAGAGCTTGTCTTTTTCTCTTTCCAATGCCATTATCgtctttttcttctcctcctaAATTTGCATCATCATCCTCTCCTTCTCTTGGCGCCATTGTCCTCCTCTTCTCATCCCCACGCCAAAGCCAATGTCGCTACTAAGGCTACAAAAAATCAGAAATTACAATACAACAACCACAACAAAATAACCATCACAAAAGTTAAAAACACAgcaagaattaaagaaaaaaagaactATCATAACTAGAATGTGAGCACGATGGATCTAGAACATGATAGTCAAAAGAATGAACAAATCATGACATTCAGAACTGGAAGGCGAGCACGATGGCTGGAGGCGAGCACGAGGTGAAGATGATGGCAACGAGAAAAGGAAGATGATGGGAAGGCGATGACAATGACAAAGCTTTAGTAGACTGGTGAAATCATGGCTTCAAGCTCATGGAGAGGAAGAATGGCAGAATGAACGGTTGGAAGAGGAAAATACCAGAGAAGACAAGGACAACAGCTGGTTGAGAGAAGATGGGGATGGTGGCTGTGAAACTAGTAGAGTAGAGAATTGGGACATTAGGATTTCAaattagaaaaattgaaaaaattgagaattagaatttttttttgttaacggGACCATCATAAAATGATGCCACATGAGCATTTTTGTTTGTCACCTCAAAAACTACAATACAACAACTATAACATAGAAACCAACAACTACCACAACacaacaacaatcaacaaaaatataaaaacacaacATGAATCAAAGAGAAAAAGGACTACCAGAACTGGAATACGAGCATGACGGATCTAGAACACAACAATCAAAAGAATAAAAAACCAAAACGGCCAGAACTGGAAAGTGAGCATGATAGCTGAAGACAAGCACAAGGTGAAGACGACGACAACTAGAAAAGGAAGGCGATGGGAAGGCAACAACGACGACAGAGTTTTGATAGATTGGGTGAAATCATGGCTTCAAGCTCATGGAGAGGAAGAATGGCAGAATGGACAGTTGGAAGAGGAAAAAAAACCAGAGAAGACAAGGACAACAATTGGCTGAGAGAAGATGGGAATTGTGATGGTAGAACTAGTAGAGCAAAGATTTGGAAAATTAGGATTTCAAATTAGAAAATTTGTAAAAATTGAGAATTAGGGGTTTTTTTAACGGGACATTCATAAAATGGATGTCACATTAGCATTTTTGTTTGCCACATCAGAAACTACAATACAACAACCACAATATAGAAATAAGCAATTACCACAACacaacaacaatcaacaaaaagcTAAAAACACAACATGAATCAAAAAGGAAAAGGACTACTAAAATTGGAACATGAGCACGACGAATCTAGAACacacaattaaaggaataaaaaaccACAATGACTAGAACTGGAAGGTAAGCACGACGGCTAAAGGCGAGCATGAGGTGAAGACAACGGCAATGAGAAAAGGAAGACGATGGAAAGGCAACAACGACGACAGAGCTTCGGTAGACTGGGTGAAATCATAGCTTCAAGCTCATGGAGAGGAAGAATGGCGGAATGGACAGTTGGAAGAGGGAAAAAACCAGAGAAGACAATGACAACAACTGGCTGAGAGAAGATGGAAATGGTGGCGGTGGAACTAGTAGAGTAGAAAGTTGGAAAATTAGGATTTCAAATTAGAAAAATTGGAAAAAttgagaattaggatttctttaacGAGATTCATAAAATGGATGTCACATTAGCATTTTTGTTTGCCACCTCATCCAATTCCATTAACAAAACACGTCTCTCTTTGTGAATGGATATTTTTGACATGTTTTTTTATACTattaagggtatttttgtcattAATAAAAGTGGAGGTTATATATGTCAGCGCCAAAATATTTTTGggagtaattacccaaataagCGCTCGAAAATTTCAAAAGCGGATATTTTAGTCCCCAAAAAATTAATACATACATAAATTTTCAATGTTTGTCTCTGTCAGCCAAATCAGTCCTTCACATGATTTCTCCGTTTGAGGCCGTTGAAAAATTCTGAGATGACATGTTTAGTATCCAACATATTTGGTAACGTGTACATATGTCCCTGATAGGCAAATTGGTCCTCATCCTTGTCTACAACACGACGTTGTTTTGGGTATGGAGCAAAACATAACGTTGAAGTAGGAGAGTAACAGTCATGTTTCTTCAACCCTCATGGAATCGGTCCTTTCCTTGAAGCCCTTCTTCTCCACTATCCTCCATTGTCGCCACAACTGCCTCCTTCACATCTTCTCGTAGGAACCATCCATTGCTTCTTCCTTTCTCTTCAACCCAAAGAACCACGCATGGTGCCCTCTTCCACCCATGACCTGCAACCTTCAGTTTTGTGGTATTTACAACTTCATCATAGTCCCTCTCGGCAACCACGTTTACGTTGTCGGCGGATCCCTCTTCGACATGCTCTCTCCATGCGACAATTTCGCCTGCGTCGTGGTTCCATGCTCTGGACAGATTCTTATCGTCACACTCTCTCAAAATTGCGAGGCACTGAAGTGTATGTTGTTTTGTGGTGTGTGTTTTGCAGTGCAGAGCACAATGCAATATTTACAGAGTCTCTTTGGTTTTGTATGTATGTTCCTTGACAGTTACTAAAGGTGCTGAATGAAcattctttttgtttgtttttttttaggGAAATTGTCACAATAGAGTAGTTTAGGGTTATATGATTTTATTTGTCttgattttaaatatttattttgagaCCACTACAACTAGATCCACTGTGTCTTTGTCCTTGGCGATTTAATAAAAGAGAGCTTCCTTTGCTTGTTACCATTGCAGCTGAACTAGGGTTTACAATAGAGTTTATGATAAATTAAAGTTTACAAACCTAGCTTCAGAGATGAATAACTTGAACTATAATTGCAACACAACGTTTGGGAGAGACACCAAAACAACAACATATTTCACTATtgttcagggactattttgtcatTCTTGTACATGTGGATACTTAACTGCCACGTGTGTGAGTTAATGTGCTAACTCAATAGTTTTTGTTAGTGAGTCATGTCGGAAACTCGACTAAAGACTAATTTGGCTGACGGAAACAAACGGTAGAAATTGATgtatatattaatttttcttgaaaactaaGGGGCTAATTGGTTtgggtatttttatttttatttttatttttgacgaaaaagaaaataaggtatgaaaatatgaatgaataaatattttaaaatattttcaacaaaaactttttctaaaaaaaaataacaaagtgAAAACGCTATTTTCATGTTTTCAatattttcagttttaatttttgaaactATTTTCAACCCAAAAAACGGTATTTTTGGTTTTGGGATTAACATTCAAATCTCTTTTATTGCTTTCTATACATTTTTTTGTCTCATGCCACATTCACTCCGTGTATTTTTACACTAGTTCTTTTTTGCCCTTCTCTATTATCACAGAACGTCAACTCCTCCCTTTTTTATACGGTTCGTTATCAGGGTATCTGTAAATTCCGttaaattagtgaataattaattgataaattaaattttaataaaataatttagaaatataaattttatattaaaataggatagagctaattaaaacgagAATATTAACACTAATTTCAaataatttggcccaaaattgggccgaacgggccaaaccaaTCGAACCAGACTCgtattgggcccaagcccaacttaACTCCCCTTAATCAAATGAGCACAACTCATTCTCTTCCCCATTTGGAATGCAAATATGCTGGGAAGCTCAGCATGAAGGGAGAGAGCATGTAACACTTCCAAACCCTCATTTAAATACTCAAATCACCATATCTTTCTGCTCCGAGTTCCGATggtcgcaccgtttgcggccacgcaaccGCGGCATCGAGCTCTTCAAAGCTCGGTAATCAATTCGGTAAGAAACCTTGATTTCTATTCCAGCCTCTCATTCTCTTGGGTTTTCACAATTTTGGGGTTTTGGTTATTGAGACTCGATGTCTTGATGTTTGGGCTTAAACTAGCTTGAGGAACTTGTGGGCTTTTATTCAATCAAGACATATCCAAAGTGAGGGCTGTTAAAATTTTGCAAATTCTTAGCCTATGTGAGTTTGGATATTGAAATTGGGCATGTATGTGAAATTAGGTTGTGTATGTATAGTTTGAGCTTGATTTTTGTGGACATTGGAGGCTTGATGGAGGTTGAATGACAATGCCTTGGTGATTTTGTACTTTTGGGGCTTGTTTGAATTTAGTGGGTTACCTCGAGAAATACGTAAAaattggccaaagtatggtttaggtttcacgtatttaatatataatgttctgtgaaaacttaggttaggtgaccataggat is from Arachis ipaensis cultivar K30076 chromosome B01, Araip1.1, whole genome shotgun sequence and encodes:
- the LOC107610475 gene encoding uncharacterized protein At4g04775-like, with protein sequence MMSEGSSSCTRPGEGSSCTVPGEYERDRVAPKCYCSVYAIMYKSRTTSNPNRVFLGCPLFKAKEPYCRYFVWLDEHLKRIKAVKPEALGVVDEAEGVDVEEQLFRNQDMEKKIEELERKLLSIESKKKKT